A genomic window from Dermacentor silvarum isolate Dsil-2018 chromosome 9, BIME_Dsil_1.4, whole genome shotgun sequence includes:
- the LOC125939696 gene encoding large neutral amino acids transporter small subunit 2-like — translation MGLFSAVAVVVGSCIGAGIFITPGIVYEDSGSVGVDLLVWVTAGLASLIHGLCYAELGTMLPSAGGPHEYLRVGMESLGRTGDFLSFLCAWSFLVVDPIAVTIQGLTFTAYALSLPYGTCSPPHAVTILVTVIVVGELP, via the exons ATGGGCCTCTTCAGTGCAGTTGCGGTCGTTGTTGGCAGCTGCATAG GTGCTGGAATTTTCATAACGCCTGGTATTGTTTACGAGGACTCTGGATCGGTGGGCGTCGACCTTTTGGTGTGGGTCACAGCTGGACTGGCATCTCTCATTC ATGGCCTCTGCTACGCCGAACTGGGTACGATGCTACCATCCGCTGGAGGGCCGCATGAATATCTCAGAGTGGGCATGGAGTCGCTGGGACGAACGGGGGACTTCCTCTCCTTCCTCTGCGCCTGGAGCTTTCTTGTGGTGGACCCAATTGCAGTTACTATACAGGGACTAACGTTCACAGCGTACGCCCTCAGTTTGCCTTATGGCACCTGCTCGCCTCCTCACGCTGTGACCATTCTGGTAACGGTGATTGTTGTTGGTGAGTTGCCGTAG
- the LOC119464613 gene encoding b(0,+)-type amino acid transporter 1-like, with translation MSMKIQNVLFMVKLGVLLAIIATGMVWCIKAPYLLRKFTFGTNASPGNILQAFTVAMYTGSGSTMISCMAEEMSEPSRIIPRSLLGGVFLVTALHILTNGAYFVVLDHKSFTASKATAVTFGSVTWGQAGEWLVPIAVCVCTFGTMSASSFSTSRLIMAAARKGHLPALFSLITTSSSLPVIAIAFKTCVAVVFTVIGSVGLLAKCAMVIMSVMNILVMFALLRLRVTMKERVRPVKVPTLLVLLDIVMLFSIALTPFIGGAGAHLILPTVGGILLGFPAYALVKLSYKSSIAAACYKFLQKLILCVPCAEALQQNQNIPREL, from the exons ATGTCCATGAAAATTCAGAACGTCCTATTTATGGTGAAACTTGGAGTCCTCTTGGCTATCATCGCTACTGGTATGGTATGGTGCATTAAAG CTCCGTACCTTCTTCGAAAGTTCACTTTCGGAACCAACGCCTCACCCGGGAATATTCTACAAGCCTTTACGGTCGCCATGTACACGGGTTCCGGAAG TACCATGATCAGCTGCATGGCGGAAGAGATGTCCGAGCCTTCCCGGATAATACCGAGATCTCTCCTGGGCGGTGTTTTCTTGGTCACCGCTCTGCATATACTTACGAATGGAGCTTACTTCGTCGTCCTGGACCACAAGTCATTCACCGCTTCGAAGGCGACTGCCGTGACCTTCGGCAGCGTAACCTGGGGCCAAGCGGGCGAATGGCTGGTGCCAATTGCTGTCTGCGTCTGTACCTTTGGAACAATGAGCGCCTCTTCCTTCAGCACCAGCCGGCTTATCATGGCCGCGGCGCGCAAGGGACATTTACCCGCGCTGTTCTCCCTTATTACTACCAGCTCGTCCCTCCCAGTGATAGCCATAGCGTTTAAAACGTGCGTAGCTGTTGTGTTCACTGTCATTGGATCCGTCGGTTTGTTAGCCAAGTGCGCTATGGTAATAATGTCTGTCATGAACATACTCGTAATGTTCGCGCTGCTCAGACTACGAGTGACGATGAAGGAACGTGTGAGGCCCGTAAAGGTACCCACCCTTTTAGTGCTGTTAGACATAGTGATGCTCTTCTCCATCGCCCTGACTCCGTTTATTGGAGGTGCTGGAGCCCACCTGATCCTACCGACGGTTGGGGGCATTTTGCTTGGTTTTCCCGCCTACGCACTTGTAAAACTTTCATACAAGTCCTCCATCGCAGCGGCTTGTTATAAATTTCTGCAAAAATTAATTCTCTGTGTACCATGCGCCGAGGCTCTCCAGCAAAATCAGAATATTCCTCGGGAGCTTTGA